The following DNA comes from Deltaproteobacteria bacterium.
AGGAAAGCGCCCACGGCCTTTTGGTTTGGTAATAGAAGAGGGCCGTGGAATTGAACACTCCACGGCCCTCTTTTGTTGAGTATGTTTGTATCAGCGACAGCAATCAAAATGGGCTTCAGAGGGGACCAAGGGGTAAGAAACCATGATTATTGTAATGAAGGAAATGGCATCGGAAGACAAAATTCAGAGCGTGCTTCAGAAAGTACACGATCTGGGATACAAGACCAGCGTCATTCGCGGGGTCAATCGGACTGTTATTGCCGCGGTCGGCGATGAAAGGGGCAAGTTTATGTTGCAGCAGATGGAGACGCTTTCAGGGGTGGACCGGGTGGTACCGGTACTTGACCCGTACAAATTGGCGAGCCGTACCAGCCAGATCGAAAATTCCGTCATTCATGTGAATGGAGCCAGCGTTGGAGACGGATGGTTAACCGTGATCGCCGGTCCTTGTTCAGTTGAAAGCTACGATCAGATGATGGAATCCGCCCGCATCGTTAAGGAGCACGGCGGAAAAATCCTTCGAGGCGGCGCTTTCAAGCCTCGCACCTCACCTTACAGCTTCCAAGGCTTGGAGGAAGAAGGGCTTAAGTACCTGGCGGAAGCAGGCAAAGCGTACGGCCTTCCCGTTGTCACCGAGGTGGTTAATCCTCGAGACGCCGAGCTCGTTGTTCAGTATGCCGATATACTGCAGGTGGGCGCCCGGAACACCCAGAATTACGCGCTGTTGAAGGAGTTGGGACAGGCGGGAAAGCCGGTTCTGTTGAAACGCGGCATGAGCAGCACCATCGAGGAATTGCTTATGTCCGCCGAATATATTCTTTCCGAGGGAAACAGCCAAGTGATACTCTGCGAACGCGGGATTCGTACGTTCGAGAGAGCCACGCGCAGCACCCTCGACTTGAGCGCTGTTCCGGTGCTGAAAGAAAAAACACATTTGCCGGTCATTGTGGACCCGAGCCACGCCACGGGCAACTGGAAATACGTTCCAGCCATGGCCAAAGCGGCGGTGGTTGCAGGCGCCGATGGAATCATGGTGGAAATGCACCCGCGTCCGGAGGAAGCACTGTGCGACGGCGAGCAGTCCCTGAGACCCAAATCCTTTCAGGGCTTGATGGAAGAGATACGGCAACT
Coding sequences within:
- the aroF gene encoding 3-deoxy-7-phosphoheptulonate synthase translates to MIIVMKEMASEDKIQSVLQKVHDLGYKTSVIRGVNRTVIAAVGDERGKFMLQQMETLSGVDRVVPVLDPYKLASRTSQIENSVIHVNGASVGDGWLTVIAGPCSVESYDQMMESARIVKEHGGKILRGGAFKPRTSPYSFQGLEEEGLKYLAEAGKAYGLPVVTEVVNPRDAELVVQYADILQVGARNTQNYALLKELGQAGKPVLLKRGMSSTIEELLMSAEYILSEGNSQVILCERGIRTFERATRSTLDLSAVPVLKEKTHLPVIVDPSHATGNWKYVPAMAKAAVVAGADGIMVEMHPRPEEALCDGEQSLRPKSFQGLMEEIRQLCVLMEKRM